In one Rhodococcus sp. B50 genomic region, the following are encoded:
- a CDS encoding class I SAM-dependent methyltransferase has protein sequence MNRCRACGHDRLERVLDLGAVPPADFFPPGETLPSPSECGHELAMDLCTGCGLAQLAEDDTVPDEPRGIEPEALREQARQAVEAVEKASRLKGRTVIEFGSPHGGTWLPLLFERGFRPAFPGVAASLVLDSFGIMHEADQRAAFLTRAASLAPDGVLLLQFHTLSAIVSQGQWNALRHGHFAYYSLTALRRLLEDVGLHIAEAWTFDLYGGTVLVAAERDPWTNTGLSARRLLAAERATGITNPATLRTLQRQADRQVDELVTWLRKTASENLRVFAYGAASRAVALFARAGIDRSLLHAVADGSPAKTGRRMPGTDVPIVDLIALREASPDRILLTVPDLLPEVRAQFPEFDGRWYLPPDSRHGVRQAG, from the coding sequence ATGAACAGATGCCGTGCGTGTGGCCACGATCGCCTCGAGCGCGTCCTCGATCTCGGAGCGGTCCCACCCGCTGATTTCTTCCCTCCCGGGGAAACGCTCCCGTCGCCCTCGGAATGCGGCCACGAACTGGCGATGGATCTGTGCACCGGATGCGGACTGGCGCAGCTGGCCGAGGACGACACCGTTCCGGACGAACCCCGCGGCATCGAACCGGAAGCCCTGCGCGAGCAGGCGCGCCAGGCCGTCGAGGCCGTCGAGAAGGCGAGCCGGCTGAAGGGTCGTACGGTAATCGAGTTCGGGAGCCCGCACGGAGGGACCTGGCTGCCCCTGTTGTTCGAACGTGGGTTCCGGCCCGCATTCCCCGGGGTCGCCGCGTCCCTGGTCCTCGACAGCTTCGGCATCATGCACGAAGCCGACCAGCGCGCCGCCTTTCTCACACGCGCAGCGTCGCTGGCCCCCGACGGTGTCCTGCTGCTGCAGTTCCACACCCTCTCGGCCATCGTCTCCCAAGGGCAGTGGAATGCATTGCGGCACGGCCATTTCGCGTACTATTCGCTGACCGCGCTGCGGCGACTGCTCGAGGACGTCGGACTCCACATCGCCGAGGCCTGGACCTTCGACCTCTACGGCGGCACCGTGCTGGTCGCCGCCGAACGAGATCCGTGGACGAATACGGGACTGAGCGCGCGCCGGCTGCTCGCCGCCGAGCGCGCCACCGGCATCACGAACCCCGCGACGCTACGCACCCTGCAACGGCAGGCCGACCGCCAGGTGGACGAGCTCGTCACCTGGCTGCGGAAGACGGCCTCCGAGAACCTCCGGGTGTTCGCCTACGGTGCGGCGTCCCGGGCCGTGGCGCTGTTCGCGCGCGCCGGCATCGACCGCTCCCTCCTGCACGCCGTCGCGGACGGTTCACCCGCGAAGACCGGACGCCGCATGCCGGGCACCGACGTTCCGATCGTCGACCTCATCGCCCTGCGCGAGGCGTCCCCCGACCGCATCCTGCTCACCGTGCCCGACCTGCTCCCGGAGGTCAGGGCGCAGTTCCCCGAGTTCGACGGACGCTGGTACCTCCCACCCGACAGCCGGCACGGGGTCCGGCAGGCCGGGTGA
- a CDS encoding MazG family protein — protein MTDYTALVEAAAVMDRLWSFGGWEVTQTHESLRRYLIEETYEVLDAVESGDPDELREELGDLLLQVLFHSRIAEANGHFTVDDVAATLVAKLAARSPHLTNGHTGPLDVAEQEAAWEVAKKAEKARASCLDGIATAQPALSLADKVIERAMRAGFPDDLVPDELRVVRITGTGDTESTLRSAILAFAASIRAAEKAAHEDGVPHGGLDERAWRRYWASVDERRA, from the coding sequence ATGACCGACTACACCGCTCTCGTCGAAGCGGCGGCCGTGATGGACAGACTGTGGTCGTTCGGGGGATGGGAGGTCACCCAGACCCACGAGAGTCTGCGCCGCTATCTGATAGAGGAGACCTACGAGGTGCTCGACGCCGTCGAGTCGGGCGACCCGGACGAGCTCCGTGAGGAACTCGGCGACCTGCTGCTGCAGGTGCTGTTCCACTCGCGGATCGCCGAGGCGAACGGGCACTTCACGGTCGACGACGTGGCCGCGACGCTCGTCGCCAAGCTGGCCGCGCGGAGCCCGCACCTGACCAACGGGCACACGGGTCCGCTCGACGTCGCCGAACAGGAAGCGGCGTGGGAGGTCGCGAAGAAGGCGGAGAAGGCACGGGCGTCGTGTCTCGACGGGATCGCGACGGCGCAGCCTGCACTCTCCCTGGCCGACAAGGTGATCGAGCGTGCGATGCGGGCGGGGTTCCCGGATGATCTGGTGCCCGACGAGCTGAGGGTCGTCCGGATCACCGGCACGGGCGACACGGAGTCGACGCTCCGGTCGGCGATCCTCGCGTTCGCCGCGTCGATCCGGGCGGCGGAGAAGGCAGCGCACGAGGACGGCGTTCCGCACGGCGGGCTCGACGAGCGCGCGTGGCGCCGTTATTGGGCCTCTGTGGACGAGCGTCGCGCCTGA
- the mfd gene encoding transcription-repair coupling factor — protein sequence MSAVPPAAVPLSGLARIALADHRLSRIGELAGSAEQEIVAPPAARPFVAAALAEKTPLLVVTATGREADDLTAELTEMLGRTVAQFPSWETLPHERLSPSADTVGRRLHLLRRLARPDDRDLGPELRVVVATVRSLVQPMAPGLGEIDPVTLRVGTEHDFEELVERLVELAYTRVDMVGKRGEFAVRGGILDIFPPTADHPVRVEFWGDEVTELRCFSVADQRSITEVDVPVLIAPPCRELLLTEEVKARAAQLAQDNPADAALVEMLDKMAGGIPVEGMEALLPVLQSGELQLLTDVLPAGAHVLICDPEKVRTRASDLARTGQEFLEASWTAASLGGAVPLDTSNLNGVDGKKLDLGESAYRSLRQVREAAQAAGTPWWTLSPLASGSETEVVLDVQPAPEVRGSEDLLSMLFVNLRAHVTAGGRAVIVVAGTGTGQRVLERLKENEVPAEKLEPGSEPVRGQVGVMRGCLHEGVVLPGNDDNVVPGLVVVTEADLTGNRVVTEGRKTPVKRRNQVDPLALNAGDFVVHDQHGIGKFVEMVERTVGGARREYLVIEYAPGKRGQPGDKLFVPMEQLDQLSRYVGGELPSVSKLGGSDWANTKRKARKAVREIAGELVRLYAARQASPGHAFAPDSPWQKEMEDAFPFTETQDQLTVISEVKADMEKPVPMDRVVIGDVGYGKTEIAVRAAFKAVQDGKQVAVLVPTTLLAQQHLQTFTERMAAFPVTVKGLSRFTDAADSRAIIEGMADGTVDIVVGTHRLLQTGVRWKDLGLVIVDEEQRFGVEHKEHIKALRTHVDVLTMSATPIPRTLEMSMAGIREMSTILTPPEERHPILTYVGAYNDKQVAAAIRRELLRDGQVFYVHNRVSSIDKAAKRLRDLVPEARVAVAHGQMNEDTLEKTVQGFWQREFDVLVCTTIVETGLDISNANTLIVERADALGLSQLHQLRGRVGRSRERGYAYFLYPAEKPLTETAYDRLATISQNSDLGAGMAVAMKDLEIRGAGNVLGGEQSGHVAGVGFDLYVRLVGEAVEAYRAAADGRTVTTDEAPKEVRIDLPVDAHIPADYVASDRLRLEAYRKLAAANDDAAIATVVHELVDRYGPLPEEVQRLVSVGRLRLLCREYGLEEVAVTGTQIRISPMELPDSKQMRLKRLYPGAQYRATSGLVQLPIPRTGGVGSDRVRDVALLQYIADFLLALDGKPQGTVDLDSAATVNA from the coding sequence TCACCGAGATGCTCGGCCGGACGGTCGCACAGTTCCCCTCGTGGGAGACCCTTCCGCACGAGCGTCTGTCGCCGAGCGCCGACACCGTGGGCCGCCGCCTGCACCTCCTGCGTCGCCTCGCCCGTCCCGACGACCGCGACCTCGGACCCGAACTGAGGGTCGTGGTCGCCACCGTGCGGTCGCTGGTGCAGCCGATGGCACCCGGACTCGGCGAGATCGATCCCGTCACGCTGCGCGTCGGCACCGAACACGACTTCGAGGAGCTCGTCGAGCGACTCGTCGAACTCGCCTACACCCGTGTCGACATGGTCGGCAAGCGCGGCGAGTTCGCGGTGCGCGGCGGCATTCTCGACATCTTCCCGCCGACCGCCGACCATCCGGTCCGCGTCGAATTCTGGGGCGACGAGGTCACCGAACTGCGATGCTTCTCCGTCGCCGACCAGCGGTCGATCACCGAGGTCGACGTGCCGGTGCTCATCGCGCCGCCGTGCCGCGAACTGCTGCTCACCGAGGAGGTCAAGGCCCGGGCCGCGCAGCTCGCCCAGGACAACCCCGCCGACGCGGCGCTCGTCGAGATGCTCGACAAGATGGCCGGTGGCATCCCGGTCGAGGGCATGGAGGCGTTGCTGCCGGTGCTGCAGTCCGGCGAGTTGCAGTTGCTCACCGACGTTCTGCCCGCGGGGGCACACGTGCTGATCTGCGATCCGGAGAAGGTCCGTACCCGGGCGAGCGATCTCGCCCGCACCGGGCAGGAGTTCCTCGAGGCGTCGTGGACGGCGGCCTCCCTCGGTGGTGCGGTGCCGCTCGACACTTCGAATCTCAACGGGGTCGACGGGAAGAAACTCGATCTCGGCGAGTCGGCCTACCGATCGCTGCGCCAGGTGCGCGAGGCCGCGCAGGCGGCGGGGACACCGTGGTGGACGCTGAGCCCGCTCGCTTCGGGTTCCGAGACCGAAGTCGTCCTCGACGTGCAGCCGGCCCCCGAGGTCCGCGGTTCCGAGGATCTGCTGTCGATGCTGTTCGTGAACCTGCGCGCGCACGTCACCGCCGGTGGGCGCGCGGTGATCGTCGTCGCAGGCACGGGCACCGGGCAGCGCGTCCTCGAGCGGCTGAAGGAGAACGAGGTCCCCGCCGAGAAACTCGAGCCGGGCTCCGAACCGGTGCGCGGGCAGGTCGGTGTCATGCGCGGTTGCCTGCACGAGGGCGTGGTCCTCCCCGGCAACGACGACAACGTGGTGCCGGGCCTGGTCGTCGTCACCGAAGCCGACCTCACCGGTAACCGCGTCGTCACCGAAGGACGCAAGACGCCCGTCAAGCGCCGCAATCAGGTCGACCCGCTCGCCCTGAACGCCGGCGACTTCGTCGTCCACGACCAGCACGGCATCGGCAAGTTCGTCGAAATGGTCGAGCGGACAGTCGGTGGCGCCCGCCGCGAGTATCTCGTCATCGAGTACGCACCCGGCAAGCGCGGTCAGCCCGGCGACAAGCTGTTCGTTCCGATGGAACAACTCGACCAGCTCTCCCGCTACGTCGGTGGCGAACTGCCGTCCGTCAGCAAGCTCGGCGGATCCGACTGGGCCAACACCAAACGCAAGGCACGCAAAGCGGTTCGGGAGATCGCCGGTGAACTCGTGCGGTTGTACGCGGCGCGGCAGGCCTCACCCGGCCACGCCTTCGCGCCCGACTCGCCGTGGCAGAAGGAGATGGAGGACGCCTTCCCCTTCACCGAGACGCAGGACCAGCTCACGGTGATCTCCGAGGTCAAGGCCGACATGGAGAAGCCGGTACCGATGGACCGCGTCGTGATCGGCGACGTCGGCTACGGCAAGACCGAGATCGCCGTGCGCGCGGCGTTCAAGGCCGTGCAGGACGGCAAGCAGGTCGCGGTGCTCGTCCCCACGACTCTGCTTGCGCAGCAGCATCTGCAGACCTTCACCGAGCGGATGGCGGCTTTCCCGGTGACGGTCAAGGGGCTGAGCCGGTTCACCGACGCGGCCGACTCGCGCGCAATCATCGAGGGTATGGCCGACGGCACCGTCGACATCGTCGTCGGCACCCACCGTCTGCTGCAGACCGGCGTCCGCTGGAAGGACCTCGGTCTCGTGATCGTCGACGAGGAACAGCGTTTCGGCGTCGAGCACAAGGAACACATCAAGGCACTGCGCACGCACGTCGACGTGCTCACGATGTCGGCCACACCGATCCCGCGCACCCTCGAGATGAGCATGGCCGGGATCCGCGAGATGTCGACCATCCTCACTCCGCCCGAGGAACGGCATCCGATCCTCACCTATGTGGGCGCGTACAACGACAAGCAGGTCGCCGCGGCCATCCGGCGGGAGTTGTTGCGCGACGGTCAGGTCTTCTACGTCCACAACCGGGTGAGTTCGATCGACAAGGCCGCCAAGCGACTTCGCGACCTCGTTCCCGAGGCGAGGGTCGCGGTGGCGCACGGGCAGATGAACGAGGACACGCTCGAGAAGACGGTGCAAGGCTTCTGGCAGCGCGAGTTCGACGTGCTGGTGTGCACCACGATCGTCGAGACCGGTCTCGACATCTCCAATGCCAACACGCTCATCGTCGAACGGGCGGATGCGCTCGGCCTGTCGCAGCTGCACCAGTTGCGCGGGCGCGTCGGGCGTTCGCGGGAGCGCGGCTACGCGTACTTCCTGTACCCGGCGGAGAAGCCGCTGACGGAGACCGCCTACGACCGGCTCGCCACGATCTCGCAGAACTCCGATCTCGGCGCGGGTATGGCCGTTGCCATGAAGGACCTCGAGATCCGCGGTGCCGGAAACGTTCTCGGCGGTGAGCAGTCCGGTCACGTCGCCGGGGTGGGCTTCGACCTGTATGTTCGGCTCGTCGGTGAGGCCGTCGAAGCGTATCGGGCAGCGGCCGACGGCCGGACCGTCACCACCGACGAAGCACCCAAGGAGGTGCGGATCGACCTTCCCGTCGACGCGCACATCCCCGCCGATTACGTCGCGTCCGATCGGCTGCGTCTCGAGGCGTACCGCAAGCTCGCTGCCGCGAACGACGATGCGGCGATCGCCACCGTCGTCCACGAACTCGTCGACCGGTACGGCCCGCTGCCCGAGGAGGTCCAGCGGCTCGTGTCCGTCGGCAGGCTCCGATTGCTGTGCCGCGAGTACGGCCTCGAGGAGGTCGCGGTCACCGGCACCCAGATCCGGATCTCGCCGATGGAACTGCCCGACTCGAAACAGATGCGACTCAAGCGGCTGTATCCCGGCGCCCAGTACCGCGCGACGAGCGGCCTCGTGCAGCTGCCGATCCCACGGACCGGGGGTGTCGGATCGGATCGGGTGCGGGACGTGGCGTTGCTGCAGTACATCGCCGACTTCCTGCTGGCGCTCGACGGCAAACCGCAGGGGACGGTGGACCTGGACAGCGCGGCCACGGTGAATGCATGA